A stretch of DNA from Lotus japonicus ecotype B-129 chromosome 4, LjGifu_v1.2:
ataaaataaagagaactcACCTCAGCAGAAGCCACCAATGTAAGAAATTCTCCACGGTCCATTCCTGAGAACACCTTGGCAACAGTAACAGTGGCTTTCCCCTGGGTTAAAGTGCCTGTTTTATCAAATACGACATACTTCACCATCTGAGCCCTTTCCAAGGAATCTCCTCCTTTGATTAATACACCATTGTTGGCTCCAACTCCTGTTGCCACCATGACAGCAGTTGGTGTTGCCAAACCAAGTGCACAGGGACATGCAATCACCACAACAGATATTGAAAACATAAGGGCAAAAACAAAGTGATTTCCATTTTCTGGAAGCCAGTCTTCTGGGTAACCTCCAAGAACCCCGGCAAGGTACCTACACAATCAGACAAAATGTTTAGACAAAGTAGGGGAAAGCATTTCAATTACACAGAAGAAATCAACTTTTATCAATATGCCAAAACAAGTCAAGATAATCTTACCAACACAAAAATGTCAACACTGACAAAGACACAACTGTGGGAACAAATATACTTGCAACCTGCAAGCCAAATAAAATGCACCTCAgttcatatttaatatttcagTAATATGTGGATCAATCAACTAGCAAGTAGCAAGGTTAAACTCAAGAAGAAAATGACAACTAATAGATAACTAGGAGCAAGCACATAAATAGATACTTGTATTATTTATGATCAAAGCCTTACACCTGAAATTACTGGATTCAATAACAAACAACAATCCAATTTTATGAATAATTTCATAGGGCAGATCTGAGGcatcaaaaattcaaaatattgtCCTAACTCTCCAAGCTCAATCAGAATTGCAAGAATAACAGCCCAGGAAAACTAAATGCTGACTCCTTGCTTTCTACTCAATGTATCTTCTACAATTACAATTTACAAGAGCCCAGCTATCATTTAAAAGACATGAAATTATGCAGTTGCCATTTACCAGGGCGTCTAGAAACATGTCACCTAACTTTAGAACTGATTCATGAGTTAATACTTTCTTTACCAAAAAGAATGTATTGCCGTTTCATTCTATCAAAAAATGCAAAGAATATCAAGTAAACACCTGCAGAACATAAAAGTCATCCAAGAGCACAACCGCAATACTTACATAATCAGCAAACTTTTGTATGGGAGCTTTAGACATCTGGGCGGTCTCCACCAAACTAATTATCTGATTCAAAACTGTATCAGATCCTACTTTGGTAGCTTGAATGTGAAGGACACCATGCAAATTGATTGTACCTCCAATAACAGATGCATCGACCTCCTTCAAAACAGGTATAGATTCACCAGTCACCATACTCTCATTTACATAACTTGAGCCCCAAGTAACCGTACCGTCAGCAGGAACCTTTGTCCCAGGAAGAACTTTTAATGTGTCCCCGGGCTGAATGAGCAAAGAATCTATTTCCCTTTCTTCAACAGGTTTACCACCTAGAAAACAAAAGAGTTATTGCCAAGTTCAAACTTGATGTTGCAATGAAACCTATAAATGAAAAAACCTTCAGTAATGAGCTTTCTTCCTAAATGTAAGATAATCATCACAAAAACTGATTCACCTCCCTTTTAGTAAAAAATCAACACGCATCAAATTAAATTGACACGCACCTTTATCTTTGACAACCAATAAAGCTGTTGCAGGAGTAAGTTCTACTAATTTCTTAATGGCATCAGATGTCTTTCCTTTGGCAAGACATTCCAAATATTTGCCCAGCAATACAAATGTTATCAGCATAGCACTGGTTTCAAAGTACGTTGGAGACCAGAATCCAGTAGCAGCACCATACAGAAGAGCACAAACCGAATAAACATAAGAGGCTGTAGTTCCCAGAGCAACCAGGACATCCATGTTAGTTGAACCATTTCTAAGAGCTCTGAAAGCTGCTATGTAGAATCGCTTTCCAATCACAAATTGGATGAGACTCACCAATGCCCACTTCAGCCAATCATCCATGAGGAAAGGCCCACATCTCCAAAGTAATAAGGAGTAAAACAATGGTATATGGGGACAAACTACCCCCATGAAGAAGAGAGGAATCTGAGAGAAATGGATCAAGCAAAAATCAATGCAAAGGAATTGAAACATTAAGCAAAAACTAAACAAAATAAGGGATGTTAACATAGGCTCTCAATTTTAAGCTCACAATATCAAGTTTAATTCTGTTTcagttatatatttatatttggaaaaacaaaaatgaCATGATGGCAGAATACCAATTCCTCTAGAAGAAAATTTCTCCATGGACTAATACAACCCCTATAAATTTATGGGATTTGACAACTGCAGAACCTGAAAGTCTGAGCATACAGCAGTAACTAGTAACTACATGATTTCTTACCCCTGCTCCCTATCTCTCTACAGATACCCTTTCTTTCTGAAACACATCACTTAACTCACAAATTTAACCCCATTTATTTCAGTGTgcattagttttggaaaacaaTCTCAGTATTTTCACATAGTAAGTATCTGTTCAATCATTTCATAAGGATTTCAACATACCATTCATGAAAGATTGTGATTAGATGAAAAGGAAGCCAAACAAGGAAAAAAAGTAAAGTGCAAAAGAGATACTCACACTAAGAGACAAGCTGGAAAGAAAAAGTCTGAACATATTTGAGGTCTCTGAAACATCTTTAGAAGCCATTCTAGCATAAGGATTCCTAACATGCAACATGAACATGCCGTTACTCCCGGCGTGGATCTCATCAACCAATGCTCTAGAACTAGTAACTTCAGGATCAAACACCACATCCAATTCATTCAACAAAGGATCAAACCGAAACTGCCTCACCCCTTTCATCCCACCCAACACACCTTCCAAAATCCGAGCATCAACCAAAGAGCTCAAACCAACAACCCCTAAAACCACCTGGTCCTGACCACTGCTCTGAACAAACGAACCCTCAAAACCAGCATCTTCAATAGCACCAACAATCTCTTCCTTGCTAATCACGTTGGGATCATACTCAACTTCGCCTAAGGAAGTGGCTAAAGCCACCACTGCTTTGTTCACTCCGGTGAGGCCATTCAGGATGCCTTCAACAGAGTTCACACACGCCGCACAAGTCATCCCACCAATCGTGAACTGTCCCACCACCACGGCGGCG
This window harbors:
- the LOC130710582 gene encoding copper-transporting ATPase RAN1-like, encoding MAPGIQLTSAGAVAGDDSVDLEDVRLLDSYEKYDDGNTTNTKRIQVSISGMTCAACSNSVEAALNSVAGVSHASVALLQNRADVVFNPTLVKEEDIKNAIEDAGFDAEILPEPASVGSDKRGGAAVVVGQFTIGGMTCAACVNSVEGILNGLTGVNKAVVALATSLGEVEYDPNVISKEEIVGAIEDAGFEGSFVQSSGQDQVVLGVVGLSSLVDARILEGVLGGMKGVRQFRFDPLLNELDVVFDPEVTSSRALVDEIHAGSNGMFMLHVRNPYARMASKDVSETSNMFRLFLSSLSLSIPLFFMGVVCPHIPLFYSLLLWRCGPFLMDDWLKWALVSLIQFVIGKRFYIAAFRALRNGSTNMDVLVALGTTASYVYSVCALLYGAATGFWSPTYFETSAMLITFVLLGKYLECLAKGKTSDAIKKLVELTPATALLVVKDKGGKPVEEREIDSLLIQPGDTLKVLPGTKVPADGTVTWGSSYVNESMVTGESIPVLKEVDASVIGGTINLHGVLHIQATKVGSDTVLNQIISLVETAQMSKAPIQKFADYVASIFVPTVVSLSVLTFLCWYLAGVLGGYPEDWLPENGNHFVFALMFSISVVVIACPCALGLATPTAVMVATGVGANNGVLIKGGDSLERAQMVKYVVFDKTGTLTQGKATVTVAKVFSGMDRGEFLTLVASAEASSEHPLGKAILQYARHFHFFDGSAPTNGTQNDAKELKSGWLYDASDFSAIPGRGVQCFIGGKRILVGNRKLLEENGINISTEVENFIVELEEGAKTGILVAYDDVFTGVLGVADPLKREASVVIEGLQKMGVIPVMVTGDNWRTARAVAKEVGIQDVRAEVMPAGKADVIRSFQKDGSIVAMVGDGINDSPALAAADVGMAIGAGTDIAIEAANYVLMRDNLEDVITAIDLSRKTFSRIRLNYVFAMAYNVIALPVAAGALFPLLGIKLPPWVAGACMALSSVSVVCSSLLLRRYRKPRLTTILEIIVN